A genomic region of Homalodisca vitripennis isolate AUS2020 chromosome 5, UT_GWSS_2.1, whole genome shotgun sequence contains the following coding sequences:
- the LOC124361788 gene encoding lipoyltransferase 1, mitochondrial, which produces MAQVLVHSVFKQGRLISAFNPTIANALFTMKVTNKTETRNFSNESRKNTVHNDESKIAKSVFISQSDDVFTNLALEDWLYKNFDFTNHHVMLLWRNSPCVVIGRHQNPWLEANFGPLSEHGVQLARRNSGGGAVYHDHGNLNLSFFTPRERYNRKQNLEIITSALHREWGLKLEINKKEDIVIDGMNKISGTASKLGRPNSYHHCTLLVDVNKNNLSESLHKYEKGIETNATVSVPSPVRNLAELDSTINVQRLISSIGWEYLRTTPLTQQDGGWGLVSRQRGFQMINPTDEWFPGLDKIRDEFQSWDWKFGRTPKFHITRSFLLPQSIQVAGRGGDVQQEELRVTVTVAKGLVEDVIMRIPPSLMMSETFIEDIKVMSTIRGRRFTEDALDELNASFGTSHSLREDGKQFVADCMRKVMASV; this is translated from the exons ATGGCTCAAGTTTTAGTACATTCTGTTTTCAAACAAGGAAGATTAATATCAGCATTTAATCCGACCATTGCAAATGCTCTGTTTACGATGAAAGTGACAAATAAGACTGAAACACGCAATTTCTCAAATGAATCCCGTAAGAACACAGTTCATAATGATGAAAGTAAAATTGCAAAGTCGGTTTTCATATCTCAGTCTGATGATGTTTTCACAAATTTAGCGTTAGAAGATTggctttataaaaattttgattttacaaacCATCATGTGATGTTACTTTGGAGAAATTCACCATGTGTAGTAATAGGGAGACATCAAAATCCCTGGCTTGAAGCAAATTTTGGACCACTCTCGGAGCATGGTGTACAATTAGCAAGAAGAAACAGTGGTGGTGGTGCCGTTTACCATGATCATGGTAATCTTAATCTATCATTTTTTACTCCGAGAGAAAGATATAATCGCaaacaaaatttggaaattattactTCTGCTCTTCATAGAGAATGGGGATTGAAGCtggaaataaacaaaaaggaagaCATTGTCATTGATGGAATGAACAAG atTTCAGGAACTGCATCTAAACTCGGCAGGCCAAACTCGTACCACCATTGCACCCTTCTTGTGGATGTAAACAAGAACAACCTCAGTGAGTCACTGCACAAATACGAG AAGGGAATAGAGACGAATGCCACAGTGAGTGTTCCATCCCCAGTTCGTAATCTGGCCGAACTGGACTCGACTATCAACGTGCAGAGACTGATCAGTTCTATCGGCTGGGAGTATCTGCGTACCACCCCCCTCACACAGCAGGACGGGGGCTGGGGGCTGGTGTCTCGCCAGAGGGGCTTCCAGATGATCAACCCCACCGACGAGTGGTTCCCAG GACTTGACAAGATTCGAGATGAATTCCAAAGCTGGGACTGGAAGTTTGGACGTACTCCGAAGTTCCACATCACAAGATCGTTTTTACTGCCACAGAGTATCCAGGTGGCAGGAAGAGGGGGGGATGTGCAACAAGAGGAACTGCGGGTGACTGTGACAGTCGCCAAGGGGCTGGTGGAGGACGTCATCATGAGGATACCCCCCTCTCTCATGATGTCCGAAACGTTTATAGAGGATATTAAGGTGATGTCTACCATCCGGGGACGACGGTTTACCGAGGATGCTCTGGATGAACTGAATGCGAGTTTCGGCACGTCTCACTCACTCAGAGAGGATGGCAAGCAGTTCGTGGCCGACTGCATGCGGAAGGTCATGGCTTCCGTTTGA